From the Corvus cornix cornix isolate S_Up_H32 chromosome 21, ASM73873v5, whole genome shotgun sequence genome, the window CCGGCCCCGGCGATGATCACGTAGCACAGGCCACGCTGGAGAAggtccccagccccagggccagccctgcccccGGCTCCTCATGGAGGGGGATCTGGGGGCCCCCAATGCCAGCGTGCTGGGGGAGCACTCCCTGATCgtgggcagcagctgggtggCCGCCTTCCTCTGCTTCATCATCCTGCTGACCACAGCGGGCAacttcctcctcatcctcctcatcgTCACCCAGCGCTCCCTCCGCAACACCTCCAACTACTTCCTGGTGTCCCTGTTCATGTCGGACCTGATGGTGGGGCTGGTGGTGATGCCCCCGGCCATGCTCAACCAGCTCTACGGCCGCTGGGTGCTGCGGGGGGACTTCTGCTCCCTCTGGGCCTCCTTCGACGTCATGTGCTGCAGTGCCTCCATCCTCAACCTCTGCGTCATCAGCCTGGACCGCTACCTGCTCATCACGTCCCCGCTCAGGTACAAGCTGCGCATGACGTCCTGCAGGGCCCTGGCGCTCATCCTGGCCACCTGGACCTTGGCCGCGCTGGCCTCCTTCCTGCCCATCAAGATGGGGTGGCACGAGCTGGAGTTCGAGGTGCGGGCCCTGAACGTCACCGGCCGTGGGGACGAGGACCAGTGCCGGCTGCTGGTCAGTCTGCCCTACGCCCTGGTGGCCTCCTGCCTCACCTTCTTCCTGCCGTCCGCCGCCATCTCCTTCACCTACTGCCGCATCCTGCTGGCCGCGCGCAAGCAGGCGGTTCAGGTGGCTTCCCTCACCTCCAACGTGGCCACCACCGACGAGGCCACGCCGCAGGTAAGGTGCCCACAGGGGCGTTGCTCTGGCAGACCCCAGATTTGGGTGCCTGGGCTGTTTCTGCCTCCTGGAAGGCCTCAGGTTTGGAGGCAGCTTTGACAACCGCAGGGAGGGAGATTTTGGGCAACATCCACTTCCCTGACATCCTCTGAGGTGCCCCATGCCTTGTCTCAGCAATGgagagctctggagctgctcgTGAGCACAGAAATAGcgtgagcagaagcagagaaataaataagattCAGATAAAAATGCTCAGGCGTGCAAAATAAACGCAGTTTCGCCCCCCTCCTGGCTGGCGTCATCCCTGAGGGGTTTAATCTTATCTGACTTTCCACTCGTAAATCTTGGCCGTGGTGGGTGTGAGACACACGGGGGAGAAGGATTTTAACTAATAGCAAATGCCAGATTCCCGAGAGCACCTTATTTTGAACAGAAGCTTCTATTTTTGTTACCTGCTCTATAACAGGAGCTGCCAAACCCCTCCTCGCGCGCTCGCCGGTGGAACCAGAGTGTGTGGGTTTTATAACAAAAACGTGGCTGCACTTGTTTGTATTTCTCCAGGAGAAGGTAATTGCCACTAAATCTAACAGCTTTAATTCCCTGTAATAGGTTTTATTGACCTCATATCCTACAGGGAAAAGGCAAACTTAATTGCCTTTAAATACCTTGATTCAGTTTGTTCTCTCcaagagcagagccaggactcTGGCCAGCTCCTCCACACGTGATAAGCTGCACCAGACggtcaaaaggaaaaggagaatcaAAGAATAAACAGATAATATCATAAAGTGCTTATTTTCTCGCAGGATGCCAGGTTTTTGGACTCCACAAAAAAAGTCAGGGGATCAGGGGACGTTCAGGGGCTTTGCTGTGCCATGGAAGAGCAGAATCCATCCCCCTGTCTTTCAGCTGAGGCCCAAAAGGTTCCTTGAAGCCCTAAATTGGCTGAGAAACAAGGTGTCAGCCAGGGAACCCTCAAATTTCATCCTTTAACCTTTTCCATCTTCATCTCATTGTAGggatttttgttctctttttggtCTGGAAGCTGAGTTG encodes:
- the HTR6 gene encoding 5-hydroxytryptamine receptor 6 — its product is MEGDLGAPNASVLGEHSLIVGSSWVAAFLCFIILLTTAGNFLLILLIVTQRSLRNTSNYFLVSLFMSDLMVGLVVMPPAMLNQLYGRWVLRGDFCSLWASFDVMCCSASILNLCVISLDRYLLITSPLRYKLRMTSCRALALILATWTLAALASFLPIKMGWHELEFEVRALNVTGRGDEDQCRLLVSLPYALVASCLTFFLPSAAISFTYCRILLAARKQAVQVASLTSNVATTDEATPQVPRAPSQPLAGSESRRFTNKHSKKALKASLTLGILLGMFFVAWLPFFITNVAQAVCGCVPAGFFDVLTWLGYCNSTMNPIIYPLFMRDFKRAMGKFLPCCRRSGEPRPSAISLSMRNSNSGPRAATSLKNVLTLQAETDSVDSGAPGSDPRLLPAPPGPGARSVSLWDAEPPDTELQLGTPVA